From the Lactuca sativa cultivar Salinas chromosome 9, Lsat_Salinas_v11, whole genome shotgun sequence genome, the window GTATTTATTAAAAAACAATAATAGTTCATAAGTATAGTGTTTGGGAACAACTACATCTACCATGAGTAGTCAACTCTTCTTCACCAGTTCAAGGTCAAACTTCAAAGAGGCATTAACTATTAACCTACCTAAGAATCTCATTTCTCGTTGGCCTCAACTCTCAAACACCAATTACAATCCATTTTAAGCTTATTgacaaaaaaatcaaatatttacaTATTTAAATGTTGTAATTTACACCACTTCCACTTATCTAGAAACgttttaaatttatgttttacATATCTATCttgtttcttatttatttattaacgcaaaattaaataattttatagtTTTGACAAAACCCCTTTTCCTAAAAAATGTCATTGACGGTGCCGTTGAAACTTGGACACATGTTTTGTACCTTCCCAATCATCTGCCCTTTCACATGCTACACCTTCTAGAAGAACATGAACATGCCTTTCAAGTTcatcaaaaaaatcaaaacacttcatttcCATTTTACTTTTTAGCAAATAGAAGTAGACATTTAACAACAATATAAACATTGAACAACAATTAGAATTTTCCAATAAAATCATTCATGGATTTACTACACTAATTTTTGCCTTGTTTTGGTCATATGTACACACAAGACCATCATCATATCTcttatctcatatcatatccctCTCCCTCAACTCAACTTATAACTATCTTCCtttccttttcttcttcttcctcttcttctaccTTCACCTCCATTTTCAGTTTTTCACCTCCCTATTTATATAAAATGTCAGAAAACACCCTCAAAAACCATTAACAAAAGGATCTAAATTTCACCTTCATACCtaaaaaatcaacccaattacaaCGGGTCTTCTCTCGCTAATTACATCCATCCGAGCTTTTTCACTTCTCAATATCTCTCAAGACTTTCCCTTTCCATTCCATTCCCTTTGATTAAAAGATGATTCTGCAATCGCGGTTTTCTTGATTCAAATCACATGTACATTCATTTCATCGTTTTCATGTCAAGATTGTGCATCATCTGCATCCGAATCACTCCCAGAAGAACTCCCTGAGTCTGAATCTGTAAACAAATTAAAATTCAATCTCATATAAGCAACTAACTCATCTCCCAATAAAAACCTCCTCTTTGCTCACAAATGAACGAAAGACAAGATTCAATACCACTAGAGGAAGATGAATCACTACTTGAGCTGCTTGAACTACTCGAACTGCTACTTCCATTCTCATTATTCCCATGTCCACCTCCTCCTGTACCTTGACCTTGTCCACCACCATCGTCTTTTTCAATCTCCACATGTGGGAAACTGCTCTCCGGCATCTCATCACCTATATCAACATCCTCTTCTCCAGCTTCCTTCTTGCTCTTCTTCATTCCATCAATTTTCTCCATTACTGGAGCCTGAATCAACCACCACAACAGGTTGAGAACAACCGCCacagagaaaagaaaagaaaagtttgGAAAAATGTGGAAGAAAGCTTACATCGTCAATGTCAGCTGAGACGCTAGCTCCTGCCGCTGATGTGTTGTTCACCAACAAAGCTTGTCTCTTTGTCTTGCTCACGAGTTTCTTCCAGTTTGTCACGAACCGATCAAGCTCCCAAAGTGTTTCTGTGTCGAGAGCTTCAATGTCTAGCTCGATTTCATCACCTTCGTGTGCTAAATGATCGTTTCTTTTTCGAATAATCTGGACTAGCTGTGGCATCTTTTCTTGAGGCATACTTTGCAAACCTAACCCTAGTTTCTGCTTCTCTTCCATGTTCATTTCTCGTTTATTTGGATCTTTAGCTCTGGGCTTTGGTAGCTTTCCGATGGCTGATCTTGTTGATGTGGATAACGGTTTCACTGGTTCTACAGGCTGCATTGGCAATGGAGATGGAGAACGTACGGGAGACTGGACAGCGGGTGGGATTATTGGGTTTGAAGCGGTTGAGTGGTTTTGTTTGTTTGAAATGGAAGGAGCGACTGGAGCTGCGGTTTTCATCTTCTTTGATCTTTCAGGGGTTTGAATGTCGTCCCAAGAACTACCATCTATATCGTCAACGGCTGAAAACTCATTCACAACGTGTTGGGTTGCCAATTTCGCCTGGATTGGTCTAAATAATTCTTCAAAATGCGTGAGCAGTTGATCCGCCATTCCGTGAACTTCATCTGTTCTAGGGTTATAAAGCATCGCGTTTTCGAAGACCAGTCTCACATCAGAGGCGAAATCCAACGGAGATGCGTATAAACCCCTTGACAAATTCGATTTAACCGTGCCTAAATCCATCGGACGCTTGATAATTTGATGATAATCGTGAAGCCCTAGAGCAGCAGCGTCCACCGGTTTGTTGAAGACCCAGCTAAGCTTGTGCTTCATCAACTTCGTCAAAACCTGTCTGCACATCTTTAACAAATTCTCGTCCGCTTCACCTCCTCCTGCACTGCCGTTTACCAAACCCTGACGGAAATGTTTCGGCTCTTTGTTGCTAGATCCAAACGGCATCGTAGATGGCTGCCGTTTATTACCCGACAGTTTCTTGAATTTTCCGTTGGTTGATCTAGGGTTTAAATCGCCAGCGTGAATCCGATCATTTAGGTTCCGGATTCTCTCAAGATCCGCAACCAATTTCTTCCGTAGCTCATTAATTTCGCTTTTAGAACACGCAGAAACGTTGTAGCTTACATATCCCCCATGGTTGAAACTATTTCCATATCCGGCACCCCCGCTGGTCTCAATCGGCCTTTGGTTGAACGAATACGCGTCATCCGACGCAGCTTGACTCACAACCACCGCGCAAGAATCAACAGGATGAGAATTGTGGTTGTGTGGCCTGCCGTTAATAGCGGCGTTGGGGAAATGCTTcttcttgtttgatttgggtttttggttagggttagggttaaggTTAGGGTTCAGATGACGAGGATTATTATTGGAATAATTAGGGATTTCCCCCATGAATGATTGATGTCCGTAGCTCGTCTGATTCCTACTCGCTAACACCGTCGACGCCATGAACCGACAACGACGGCAACGTATTTGCCCCGTCGAGATCCGGATCTATCTCGATTTGAAAGCCAGACAGGCGTGAACGAAAACATGTATCAGTCCCCACACAGAAAACGAACCGGCGACGATGTACACAATATAACGCCGGCGGCCGGCGATCTACTATTAACGACCGGAGAAAAGAcgaaaaaagatatatataataattcgtatatatATTTATGGAGGTGATGACCTTCTAGGGTTTGAGACTGAGCGAAGATTGAAGGGGTTGGGGTTGGTTCTTAAAGGCGATAAGATCTGACCGGCGTAACGACGGGCAGTTTATCCGCCGTGGATTGCTTTCTGACCGCTGATCCAACGGACAATCTCGTTTTACTTGCTGTCTGGGCACCCTGCCCGTCACACCTGTAATCCACGGCTCAGATCCCATCTGTTTGCCGCGTGGCGATATctcaacccttgatcaaaatATCGTGAGTTTTAAGCGCTTTAATTTAGCTTTCTTTTTATGTTTGACAGAGTGGGGCCCTCACACCAGTTCCACTCTCAATCACATATAATGACGTGGACTGGTTAAAAATATGATTTGCCACGCGCCTTGGCACGTGGGATGTAATACAAGCGCGTGTCAAAGGGTATGAATGTAATTGCATTAAAAAAGATAACCGACCTTCTTGCTTTGAAATTACCAAAATAGCCTTGGTGATTGCAGTGCAGCTAGGAAAAGGTAAAAGGGCGTTGGGGTGTTAAAAAATTAATCACCTGTTCAAATATagtataatttattttattttaccttTTAGAGGAAACTGTTTTCCGCATTATTTTTATAGTacgtattttttaaaaaaaatatcatttttactgagacactttatttaaaaaaaaaaaagagagagagagacaaaaaTGTTACTATGAAAAATGCTTCCAAAAATAGAAATGCATTAAAAATATACCCTTTTTACACATAAATTGTCCATACAAAAAACTGACAAACTATATAACAATCTTTAAAATATCAAGAAAAATTACCAGTTCAATTATTTTTTTTGAAGTCTGCTTTTTATGAATATATAAAGAAACGAATTTACAGTCATTTACGTTTTcagaaaatcaaaataaattCGTTCGAGAACTGTACATGTGAGTTGATGTTGATGGTTTTTACTGGtttccattaaaaaaaaaaagcaagaaGTAAAACGTataaatttttttgttatttttcacaAAAATTAAAGTTTAACAAAAAATCATAACGTAAT encodes:
- the LOC111892989 gene encoding transcription factor GTE7 gives rise to the protein MASTVLASRNQTSYGHQSFMGEIPNYSNNNPRHLNPNLNPNPNQKPKSNKKKHFPNAAINGRPHNHNSHPVDSCAVVVSQAASDDAYSFNQRPIETSGGAGYGNSFNHGGYVSYNVSACSKSEINELRKKLVADLERIRNLNDRIHAGDLNPRSTNGKFKKLSGNKRQPSTMPFGSSNKEPKHFRQGLVNGSAGGGEADENLLKMCRQVLTKLMKHKLSWVFNKPVDAAALGLHDYHQIIKRPMDLGTVKSNLSRGLYASPLDFASDVRLVFENAMLYNPRTDEVHGMADQLLTHFEELFRPIQAKLATQHVVNEFSAVDDIDGSSWDDIQTPERSKKMKTAAPVAPSISNKQNHSTASNPIIPPAVQSPVRSPSPLPMQPVEPVKPLSTSTRSAIGKLPKPRAKDPNKREMNMEEKQKLGLGLQSMPQEKMPQLVQIIRKRNDHLAHEGDEIELDIEALDTETLWELDRFVTNWKKLVSKTKRQALLVNNTSAAGASVSADIDDAPVMEKIDGMKKSKKEAGEEDVDIGDEMPESSFPHVEIEKDDGGGQGQGTGGGGHGNNENGSSSSSSSSSSSSDSSSSSDSDSGSSSGSDSDADDAQS